From the genome of Papaver somniferum cultivar HN1 chromosome 2, ASM357369v1, whole genome shotgun sequence, one region includes:
- the LOC113351410 gene encoding putative disease resistance protein RGA3, with the protein MAEILMSGATGILKKLVGVVSDDIGSAFGVKDDLKKLQSTSEMILAAIADAEKRQDKEELVRLWLRKLKGIAYDADDVIDEFSYEDIRRRCDTKDRLKRKILIRD; encoded by the exons ATGGCAGAGATTCTTATGAGCGGTGCAACGGGTATTCTAAAAAAGCTGGTGGGTGTTGTTTCCGATGACATTGGTTCCGCTTTTGGTGTCAAAGATGACTTGAAGAAGCTTCAAAGTACCTCTGAAATGATTCTCGCTGCGATTGCCGACGCGGAAAAGAGGCAAGACAAGGAAGAACTTGTTAGACTTTGGTTGAGAAAGCTCAAGGGAATTGCTTATGATGCTGACGACGTGATTGATGAGTTCTCTTATGAGGACATCCGTCGTCGCTGTGATACAAAGGATAGATTGAAGCGTAAG ATATTAATAAGAgattag
- the LOC113351411 gene encoding disease resistance protein RGA2-like, translated as MGSLQLESTTPNLDGETTSHLDREFTSHVNESEIVGRENAESHIVKLLTTHIASSSSSSPSSSSSENISVISIVGMGGLGKTTLAQLVYKDEWVNKAFVIKMWVHVSEIFDIEIILVKLMESITQTKFHRLSNFRVLVNKVQEELNGKKYLLVLDDLWNEDSEQWGILMSVLLAGGPGSKILITTRNHQVASVVEGSIPPYNLDPLPDDACWSIIKQKAFAPGGAFDAPKMSDIGEQMAKKCCGLPLSAKFLGGLMHLKNKESDWISIRDDDIWNTSKSKTKILSVLKLSYNNLPSHLKQCFSYCSIFPKNWEIRKETLVHLWMAEGFLKQSNIRNKRSIEDFGRDYFESLAWSSFFQDFKKNELGNIETCKMHDLVHDLAQDVLGENEIMSLKASKLTDVFKFYRLHLDLDEHISTTFLKSVSDVKKLRTLFIPEGSDLDPSIFSENNLLRILHVGSSPTPSLLKLSSLRVKLKHLRYLRLTLLDLREIEDDHSINKLYNLETLVLSRIAGVQSLLTNIQSLQKLRYLEVSWTDMIEQLPVSVTSLSNLQTLDLSNNGLLKVIPNSISGLKNLRFLNLSFNPIEELPVSITTISNLQTLDVNTCKSLKALPEYVADLSNLEIFNFKNCPLLEALPKDFGSLAQLRFIDLEGTQIRVLPEACTNLNNLEYVNLGECELFKEVTNWIKLRQFYHRGTLMVGIRKLVFLQTLTYKVREKVMNEPECNDGIEELANLNFLEELAIGGLQNVKDPIDAERANLKRKHYLRQLALVWKEVEEEESCNHLQVLEALQPPAGLRSLGVHNFLGSGLPSWMCVPDTLMNLDILVLKNCKEIKQLPASIGQLSRLKHLDLTGMSLKRLDVDGFPSLIELHLNDMLHLEELCYSYHCLQDLRIRGCKRLTEIPSFPSLKILLLKNKIDPKLVCSVGRSQTSLTGLWINYVEDLIYFPVSILQNNCNLQTLHILECSQFQGFRVTDDEDENVASLYGHEHFSGSLEKLKIYDCPALKFLPDLRGWTSLRELVIFNCPQVKESLTYDLRELSSLENLLVDFIQRDMLLRDPSGPIELINLVELYSYLRLQS; from the coding sequence ATGGGTAGCTTACAGTTGGAAAGTACTACACCTAATCTTGATGGTGAAACTACTTCACATTTGGACCGAGAATTCACATCCCATGTTAACGAGTCAGAAATTGTAGGAAGAGAGAATGCTGAATCCCACATAGTGAAACTTTTAACAACCCATatcgcatcttcttcttcttcatctccatcatcatcatcttctgaaAACATTTCTGTAATATCCATAGTGGGTATGGGGGGGCTGGGTAAGACAACACTCGCACAACTCGTTTACAAAGACGAATGGGTAAACAAAGCCTTCGTGATAAAAATGTGGGTCCATGTCTCTGAAatttttgatattgaaatcatctTAGTAAAATTAATGGAGTCCATTACTCAAACTAAGTTCCATAGGCTTTCAAATTTTCGTGTACTAGTAAATAAAGTTCAAGAAGAGTTAAATGGGAAAAAATACTTGTTAGTATTAGACGATTTATGGAACGAGGATTCAGAGCAATGGGGGATCCTCATGTCTGTGTTGCTCGCTGGTGGTCCAGGGAGTAAGATATTAATCACCACACGTAATCACCAAGTTGCATCTGTTGTTGAGGGGAGTATTCCACCTTACAATTTGGATCCACTACCAGATGATGCATGTTGGTCTATTATTAAACAAAAAGCCTTTGCTCCTGGTGGAGCATTTGATGCTCCAAAAATGTCAGATATCGGAGAACAAATGGCAAAAAAATGTTGTGGTTTACCACTTTCAGCAAAATTTCTAGGAGGTCTAATGcacttaaaaaataaagaaagtgATTGGATATCAATTAGGGATGATGATATCTGGAACACATcaaaaagcaaaacaaagatCCTATCTGTATTAAAACTAAGTTATAATAATTTACCATCTCATTTGAAACAATGTTTCTCATATTGCTCAATCTTTCCCAAGAACTGGGAGATTCGTAAAGAAACTTTGGTTCATCTTTGGATGGCAGAAGGATTTCTAAAACAATCTAATATAAGAAACAAGAGATCTATTGAAGACTTTGGACGTGATTATTTTGAAAGTCTGGCGTGGAGCTCCTTTTTCCAAGATTTCAAAAAGAACGAACTGGGCAATATTGAGACATGCAAGATGCATGATCTTGTGCATGATCTTGCACAAGATGTTCTTGGGGAAAATGAAATCATGTCGCTCAAGGCAAGTAAGCTTACAGATGTTTTCAAATTTTATCGGTTacacttagatttggatgaacacATATCAACAACATTTCTGAAAAGCGTAAGTGATGTGAAGAAGTTGCGGACACTATTTATCCCTGAAGGTTCAGACCTGGATCCGTCTATATTCTCAGAAAATAATCTCTTACGTATCTTACATGTGGGTTCTTCACCAACTCCTTCTCTGCTAAAGTTGTCTTCTTTGAGGGTTAAACTAAAACATTTAAGGTACCTTCGCCTGACCCTCCTTGATCTTAGAGAAATAGAGGATGATCACTCCATCAATAAGCTTTATAATTTGGAGACGTTGGTATTGAGTAGAATAGCCGGGGTTCAAAGTCTACTTACAAACATTCAATCTTTACAAAAATTAAGATATCTTGAAGTCTCGTGGACAGATATGATAGAACAACTACCTGTTTCTGTCACAAGTCTTTCTAATTTGCAAACCTTGGATCTCAGTAATAATGGCTTATTGAAAGTCATTCCCAACTCTATCTCTGGTTTGAAAAATCTAAGATTTCTGAATTTGTCATTCAACCCAATCGAAGAATTACCTGTTTCTATCACCACTATCTCCAATCTGCAAACACTAGACGTCAACACCTGCAAAAGTTTAAAAGCCTTACCAGAGTATGTTGCAGATCTTTCTAATTTGGAGATATTTAATTTCAAAAACTGCCCATTACTAGAAGCATTACCCAAAGATTTTGGATCATTAGCACAGCTAAGGTTCATTGACCTAGAGGGTACTCAAATCAGAGTATTACCCGAGGCATGCACTAACCTCAACAATCTTGAGTATGTGAATCTTGGGGAGTGTGAGCTTTTCAAAGAGGTAACGAATTGGATCAAACTAAGACAGTTTTATCACAGGGGAACACTAATGGTGGGTATAAGGAAATTAGTCTTCCTGCAAACACTGACTTACAAAGTGCGGGAAAAAGTTATGAACGAGCCTGAGTGCAATGATGGTATCGAAGAGTTGGCGAACCTAAACTTTCTTGAGGAGCTAGCTATTGGGGGTCTTCAAAACGTGAAAGACCCAATAGATGCTGAAAGAGCAAATTTGAAAAGAAAGCACTATCTTCGTCAGTTAGCACTAGTTTggaaagaagtagaagaagaagaatcctgtAATCATCTTCAAGTACTTGAAGCTCTCCAACCTCCTGCTGGTCTGAGATCATTGGGAGTTCATAATTTCTTGGGGTCGGGCCTTCCCAGTTGGATGTGTGTTCCAGATACTcttatgaatttggatatattgGTACTTAAAAACTGCAAAGAGATTAAACAACTACCTGCGTCTATTGGGCAGCTGTCACGTCTCAAGCATCTTGATCTTACAGGAATGTCTTTGAAGAGGCTAGATGTGGATGGATTTCCTTCCTTAATTGAACTCCATCTTAATGATATGTTACATCTAGAAGAATTGTGTTATTCGTACCATTGTCTTCAGGATCTGAGAATCAGAGGCTGCAAAAGGTTAACAGAAATCCCTTCGTTTCCTTCTCTGAAGATATTGTTATTAAAGAATAAGATCGACCCCAAGTTAGTTTGCTCAGTTGGGAGAAGCCAGACATCTCTGACAGGCCTATGGATCAATTATGTTGAGGATCTTATATATTTCCCAGTAAGCATACTCCAAAACAATTGTAATCTTCAAACTCTTCATATTTTAGAGTGCAGTCAGTTTCAAGGATTTCGAGTAACTGATGACGAAGATGAGAACGTGGCTTCTCTATATGGCCATGAACACTTCAGTGGCTCTCTTGAGAAATTAAAAATCTATGATTGCCCAGCTCTAAAGTTTCTTCCAGATTTACGAGGATGGACTTCTCTTCGGGAATTAGTCATCTTCAACTGCCCACAAGTGAAGGAGTCTTTAACCTATGATCTCAGAGAACTCTCCTCTCTTGAAAATCTGTTAGTTGATTTTATTCAAAGAGACATGCTGCTAAGAGATCCATCTGGTCCAATAGAGTTAATTAATTTGGTGGAGCTTTATTCATATCTTAGGCTACAAAGTTGA
- the LOC113353551 gene encoding histone H3.2, with protein MARTKQTARKSTGGKAPRKQLATKAARKSAPATGGVKKPHRFRPGTVALREIRKYQKSTELLIRKLPFQRLVREIAQDFKTDLRFQSSAVAALQEAAEAYLVGLFEDTNLCAIHAKRVTIMPKDIQLARRIRGERA; from the coding sequence ATGGCTCGTACAAAGCAAACCGCTCGGAAATCCACCGGAGGAAAAGCCCCAAGGAAGCAATTAGCAACCAAAGCAGCCCGGAAATCAGCACCAGCAACCGGAGGAGTGAAGAAACCTCACAGATTCAGGCCAGGAACTGTCGCACTTCGTGAGATCAGGAAATACCAGAAGAGTACCGAACTGTTGATCCGTAAACTACCCTTTCAGCGTTTAGTACGTGAAATCGCTCAAGATTTCAAAACTGATTTGAGATTCCAGAGTTCAGCAGTTGCAGCTTTACAAGAAGCAGCTGAAGCTTATCTTGTTGGTTTGTTTGAAGATACTAATTTATGTGCTATTCATGCTAAGAGAGTTACTATTATGCCTAAAGATATTCAACTTGCTAGGAGAATCAGAGGTGAACGAGCCTAA